A single window of Prionailurus viverrinus isolate Anna chromosome F1, UM_Priviv_1.0, whole genome shotgun sequence DNA harbors:
- the CFAP126 gene encoding protein Flattop isoform X1 — MATNYSANQYEKAFSPKYLQNWSPAKPTKERISSHEGYTQFIANDRGHLLPSVPRSKASPWGSFMGTWQMPLKVPPARVTLTSRTVAGAASLTKWIQKNPDLLKASNGLRPEIFGKPQDPDSQRKLGKWITKTVQQAPSPTIIPNSPAVNLSSPDQPQSSHPSAGHTPGPQSPAISPKSPPGSPRMPEHWAGPNLAEVQTYKPGTPETPRDPTEKTCLETERRKQDPW, encoded by the exons ATGGCCACCAACTACAGTGCAAACCAG TATGAAAAAGCTTTCTCACCCAAGTATCTGCAGAACTGGTCTCCCGCCAAGCCAACAAAAGAG AGAATTTCTTCCCACGAAGGCTACACTCAGTTTATCGCCAATGATCGTGGCCATCTGCTGCCCTCGGTGCCCCGTTCCAAG GCAAGTCCTTGGGGATCCTTCATGGGCACCTGGCAAATGCCTCTGAAGGTGCCCCCCGCCCGGGTGACCCTGACCTCCCGTACAGTGGCTGGTGCTGCCTCCCTCACCAAGTGGATACAGAAAAATCCGGATTTACTCAAGGCCTCCAACGGGCTGCGTCCTGAAATCTTCGGCAAG CCTCAGGACCCAGACAGTCAGAGGAAACTCGGGAAGTGGATCACAAAGACCGTACAACAAGCACCAAGTCCCACCATAATCCCCAACTCCCCAGCTGTAAACCTCAGTTCCCCAGACCAACCCCAAAGCTCACACCCCTCTGCAGGTCACACTCCAGGCCCCCAAAGCCCAGCCATCTCTCCCAAGAGCCCACCTGGGAGCCCGCGCATGCCGGAGCACTGGGCAGGTCCTAATTTAGCTGAGGTCCAGACGTACAAACCTGGAACTCCGGAGACACCCAGGGACCCCACTGAGAAAACCTGTCTGGAGACTGAGCGAAGGAAGCAAGACCCCTGGTGA
- the CFAP126 gene encoding protein Flattop isoform X2 codes for MKKLSHPSICRTGLPPSQQKRISSHEGYTQFIANDRGHLLPSVPRSKASPWGSFMGTWQMPLKVPPARVTLTSRTVAGAASLTKWIQKNPDLLKASNGLRPEIFGKPQDPDSQRKLGKWITKTVQQAPSPTIIPNSPAVNLSSPDQPQSSHPSAGHTPGPQSPAISPKSPPGSPRMPEHWAGPNLAEVQTYKPGTPETPRDPTEKTCLETERRKQDPW; via the exons ATGAAAAAGCTTTCTCACCCAAGTATCTGCAGAACTGGTCTCCCGCCAAGCCAACAAAAGAG AATTTCTTCCCACGAAGGCTACACTCAGTTTATCGCCAATGATCGTGGCCATCTGCTGCCCTCGGTGCCCCGTTCCAAG GCAAGTCCTTGGGGATCCTTCATGGGCACCTGGCAAATGCCTCTGAAGGTGCCCCCCGCCCGGGTGACCCTGACCTCCCGTACAGTGGCTGGTGCTGCCTCCCTCACCAAGTGGATACAGAAAAATCCGGATTTACTCAAGGCCTCCAACGGGCTGCGTCCTGAAATCTTCGGCAAG CCTCAGGACCCAGACAGTCAGAGGAAACTCGGGAAGTGGATCACAAAGACCGTACAACAAGCACCAAGTCCCACCATAATCCCCAACTCCCCAGCTGTAAACCTCAGTTCCCCAGACCAACCCCAAAGCTCACACCCCTCTGCAGGTCACACTCCAGGCCCCCAAAGCCCAGCCATCTCTCCCAAGAGCCCACCTGGGAGCCCGCGCATGCCGGAGCACTGGGCAGGTCCTAATTTAGCTGAGGTCCAGACGTACAAACCTGGAACTCCGGAGACACCCAGGGACCCCACTGAGAAAACCTGTCTGGAGACTGAGCGAAGGAAGCAAGACCCCTGGTGA